Proteins encoded in a region of the Cinclus cinclus chromosome 19, bCinCin1.1, whole genome shotgun sequence genome:
- the LOC134051580 gene encoding glutamine synthetase isoform X1, translated as MWLSPVRPRRAVAMSVSHSSRLNKLVREQYMRLPQDGRVQVTYVWIDGSGEGVRCKSRTLDKEPKSIEDVPEWNFDGSSTAQAEGSNSDMFLVPVCMFRDPFCLDPNKLVLCEVLKYNRKPAETNLRHTCKKVMDLVKDSHPWFGMEQEYTLLGINGHPYGWPDNGFPGPQGPYYCGVGADKVYGRDIVESHYKACLYAGVKICGTNAEVMPSQWEFQVGPCEGIEMGDHLWMARFILHRVCEDFGVVATLDPKPMTGNWNGAGCHTNYSTEEMRREGGLKHIEAAIEKLSKRHDYHICVYDPRGGRDNSRRLTGHHETSNIFEFSAGVANRGASIRIPRQVGQDGYGYFEDRRPAANCDPYAVTEAIMRTTVLNETGVETKDYADH; from the exons ATGTGGCTCTCACCTGTGCGCCCTCGCAGGGCCGTCGCCATGTCGGTGTCGCACAGCTCTAGGCTGAACAAGCTGGTGCGGGAGCAGTACATGAGGCTGCCCCAGGATGGCAGGGTTCAGGTCACCTACGTCTGGATCGACGGCAGCGGCGAGGGCGTGCGCTGCAAGAGCAGGACCCTCGATAAGGAGCCCAAGAGCATCGAAG ATGTCCCCGAGTGGAATTTCGATGGCTCCAGCACGGCACAGGCAGAGGGCTCCAACAGTGACATGTTCCTGGTGCCGGTCTGCATGTTCAGGGACCCTTTTTGCCTGGACCCCAACAAGCTGGTGCTCTGCGAAGTGCTGAAGTACAACAGGAAACCcgcag AGACCAACCTGAGACACACATGCAAGAAAGTCATGGACCTGGTGAAGGACAGCCACCCCTGGTTCGGGATGGAGCAGGAGTACACACTGCTGGGCATCAATGGCCACCCCTACGGCTGGCCCGACAACGGCTTCCCCGGCCCGCAGG GCCCTTATTACTGTGGGGTTGGAGCAGATAAGGTGTATGGGCGTGATATTGTGGAGTCCCACTACAAGGCTTGTCTCTATGCGGGGGTGAAGATCTGTGGCACCAATGCCGAGGTGATGCCCTCCCAG tgggaattccaggtgggcCCGTGTGAGGGCATTGAGATGGGGGATCACCTCTGGATGGCTCGGTTCATCCTTCACCGTGTCTGCGAGGACTTTGGGGTTGTGGCCACTCTGGATCCCAAACCGATGACCGGCAACTGGAACGGCGCCGGGTGTCACACCAACTACAGCACTGAGGAGATGCGGAGAGAGGGGGGTCTCAA GCACATCGAAGCTGCCATCGAGAAGCTGAGCAAGCGGCACGATTACCACATCTGCGTGTACGACCCTCGGGGTGGCAGGGACAACTCCCGGCGCCTCACCGGCCACCACGAGACTTCCAACATCTTCGAGTTCTCCGCCGGCGTGGCCAACCGAGGTGCCAGCATCCGCATCCCGCGCCAGGTCGGCCAGGATGGCTATGGCTACTTCGAGGACCGGCGGCCGGCGGCCAACTGCGACCCCTACGCGGTCACCGAGGCCATCATGAGGACGACGGTGCTCAATGAGACCGGGGTGGAGACCAAGGACTATGCTGACCACTGA
- the LOC134051580 gene encoding glutamine synthetase isoform X2, whose amino-acid sequence MSVSHSSRLNKLVREQYMRLPQDGRVQVTYVWIDGSGEGVRCKSRTLDKEPKSIEDVPEWNFDGSSTAQAEGSNSDMFLVPVCMFRDPFCLDPNKLVLCEVLKYNRKPAETNLRHTCKKVMDLVKDSHPWFGMEQEYTLLGINGHPYGWPDNGFPGPQGPYYCGVGADKVYGRDIVESHYKACLYAGVKICGTNAEVMPSQWEFQVGPCEGIEMGDHLWMARFILHRVCEDFGVVATLDPKPMTGNWNGAGCHTNYSTEEMRREGGLKHIEAAIEKLSKRHDYHICVYDPRGGRDNSRRLTGHHETSNIFEFSAGVANRGASIRIPRQVGQDGYGYFEDRRPAANCDPYAVTEAIMRTTVLNETGVETKDYADH is encoded by the exons ATGTCGGTGTCGCACAGCTCTAGGCTGAACAAGCTGGTGCGGGAGCAGTACATGAGGCTGCCCCAGGATGGCAGGGTTCAGGTCACCTACGTCTGGATCGACGGCAGCGGCGAGGGCGTGCGCTGCAAGAGCAGGACCCTCGATAAGGAGCCCAAGAGCATCGAAG ATGTCCCCGAGTGGAATTTCGATGGCTCCAGCACGGCACAGGCAGAGGGCTCCAACAGTGACATGTTCCTGGTGCCGGTCTGCATGTTCAGGGACCCTTTTTGCCTGGACCCCAACAAGCTGGTGCTCTGCGAAGTGCTGAAGTACAACAGGAAACCcgcag AGACCAACCTGAGACACACATGCAAGAAAGTCATGGACCTGGTGAAGGACAGCCACCCCTGGTTCGGGATGGAGCAGGAGTACACACTGCTGGGCATCAATGGCCACCCCTACGGCTGGCCCGACAACGGCTTCCCCGGCCCGCAGG GCCCTTATTACTGTGGGGTTGGAGCAGATAAGGTGTATGGGCGTGATATTGTGGAGTCCCACTACAAGGCTTGTCTCTATGCGGGGGTGAAGATCTGTGGCACCAATGCCGAGGTGATGCCCTCCCAG tgggaattccaggtgggcCCGTGTGAGGGCATTGAGATGGGGGATCACCTCTGGATGGCTCGGTTCATCCTTCACCGTGTCTGCGAGGACTTTGGGGTTGTGGCCACTCTGGATCCCAAACCGATGACCGGCAACTGGAACGGCGCCGGGTGTCACACCAACTACAGCACTGAGGAGATGCGGAGAGAGGGGGGTCTCAA GCACATCGAAGCTGCCATCGAGAAGCTGAGCAAGCGGCACGATTACCACATCTGCGTGTACGACCCTCGGGGTGGCAGGGACAACTCCCGGCGCCTCACCGGCCACCACGAGACTTCCAACATCTTCGAGTTCTCCGCCGGCGTGGCCAACCGAGGTGCCAGCATCCGCATCCCGCGCCAGGTCGGCCAGGATGGCTATGGCTACTTCGAGGACCGGCGGCCGGCGGCCAACTGCGACCCCTACGCGGTCACCGAGGCCATCATGAGGACGACGGTGCTCAATGAGACCGGGGTGGAGACCAAGGACTATGCTGACCACTGA